Proteins encoded in a region of the Phaenicophaeus curvirostris isolate KB17595 chromosome 20, BPBGC_Pcur_1.0, whole genome shotgun sequence genome:
- the LOC138729292 gene encoding ectonucleoside triphosphate diphosphohydrolase 8-like, with protein MRTWLLRAAGWSAVAVLGVLGVAAFLLVVTAVKDAALPTRNKYGLVFDAGSTHTALYIYQWPADKENGTGIVSQVEACIVSGPGISSYADDPAGAGASLKPCLDKAMELIPAKQQRETPTYLGATAGMRLLRAQNSTKAEQVFAEVAKVIGEYPVDFRGARILTGNEEGSFGWVTVNYLLETLVKRSFTGAWTHPPAEDVVGALDLGGASAQITFLPGTIIDDSSTRALFRLYGTNYSVYTHSYLCYGQTQALKLLLVSLHQGSPTPQQISHPCYPKGYQENITTADFYDSPCVRAPSTPSPAQVFTVTGTGDPAACSLAIQKLFNFSCGVNRTCGFNGVYQPPVRGQFFAFSGLYHSLHFLNLTGGQPLSLVNSTIRQFCTSTWKKVQEEFPTTNKTHLRDACAASSYSLTLLLQGYKFDNTTWLNIHFIQQVADIDVGWTLGYMLNLTNMIPSENPQRVVGLQRNNWVAATVLLAVMLILIFCLLAVTCCWKNSSGYESL; from the exons ATGCGAACGTGGCTGCTCAGGGCAGCGGGCTGGAGCGCGGTGGCCGTGCTGGGAGTGCTCGGGGTGGCTGCCTTCCTCCTGGTCGTGACCGCAGTGAAGGACGCTGCCCTGCCTACAAGGAACAAA TACGGTCTGGTGTTTGATGCCGGCTCCACACACACCGCTCTCTACATCTACCAGTGGCCTGCGGACAAGGAGAACGGCACCGGCATCGTCTCCCAGGTGGAAGCCTGCATTGTGTCTG gacccggcatctcCAGCTACGCCGACGACCCCgctggggctggagccagcCTGAAGCCCTGCCTGGACAAGGCCATGGAGCTCATCCCGGCCAAGCAGCAGCGGGAGACGCCAACCTACCTGGGGGCCACGGCGGGCATGCGGCTGCTGAG GGCGCAGAACAGCACCAAGGCTGAGCAGGTCTTTGCTGAGGTTGCCAAGGTCATCGGCGAGTACCCTGTGGATTTCCGCGGAGCTCGGATCCTGACGGGGAACGAGGAGGGCTCCTTTGGTTGGGTCACCGTCAACTACCTGCTGGAGACCCTCGTCAAG CGATCCTTCACAGGTGCATGGACCCATCCACCCGCAGAGGATGTGGTTGGAGCTCTGGATCTTGGTGGGGCTTCAGCCCAGATCACATTCCTTCCTGGGACCATCATAGATGACAGCAGCACAAGAGCTCTCTTCAGGCTCTACGGGACCAACTACTCCGTTTACACCCACAGTTACCTCTGCTACGGGCAGACGCAGgccctgaagctgctgctggtctCCTTACACCAG GGCAGCCCCACCCCCCAGCAGATATCACACCCCTGCTACCCCAAGGGGTACCAGGAGAACATCACCACAGCAGACTTCTACGACAGTCCCTGTGTCCGTGCACCGAGCACACCCAGCCCTGCACAGGTCTTCACGGTGACGGGGACGGGGGACCCAGCAGCGTGCAGCTTGGCCATCCAGAAACTCTTCAACTTCAGCTGTGGGGTCAACAGGACGTGCGGGTTCAACGGGGTTTATCAGCCGCCCGTGCGGGGCCAGTTCTTC GCCTTCTCAGGGCTTTATCACAGCCTTCACTTTCTGAACCTGACTGGAGGGCAGCCCCTCTCCTTGGTTAATAGCACCATCAGGCAATTCTGCACCAGCACCTGGAAGAAG GTGCAGGAGGAGTTCCCCACCACGAACAAGACCCACCTCCGTGACGCCTGTGCTGCCAGCTCCTACAGCCTCACCCTTCTCTTGCAAGGCTACAAATTCGACAACACGACGTGGCTTAATATCCACTTCATCCAGCAG GTGGCTGACATAGATGTGGGCTGGACACTGGGCTACATGCTCAACCTCACCAACATGATTCCCTCAGAGAATCCCCAGAGAGTTGTAGGGCTCCAGAGAAATAACTGGGTAGCAGCCACAGTTTTACTGGCCGTTATGCTCATCCTCATCTTCTGCCTGCTCGCAGTCACGTGCTGCTGGAAAAACTCCTCTGGTTATGAGAGCCTGTAG
- the NOXA1 gene encoding NADPH oxidase activator 1 isoform X3: MEYRELVRLWHRGVLAADGGDWEAALDIFARIPEPPSRICFNVGCLHLLAGRAAEALQAFNKTLAKDNSLAVGFFQRGFVHLQLEMYEEALSDYHMAFSHLRKNPFIDYKQLGLRYILYAWEVLYSTAAAQCRLQQWQEARVTLDKAVVWRPEGRTAILDMALEQVQGGLFLEPMQVPLGEFFRPRKKEVEQLDSKDFLGKPKVISSIIPNDEYIGFEPLRPQKQGFYEPSVDTLRDSESGYYRVVSHYCPEDSEKLEVKAGSLVFVLARRADGWATAIHDGQKLHIPSCLLEAASKMDKWKISNGIPLPPAQVPPSRLPMKQKPESPGRENASAKGAGAQIDFKQIPPTGGDASSSMERPVVLRARCECTVVVKAGEVPSLSELRALLREHFGQQAERGKLSYWHSDGKELGAVSGEEDLGKVWKQLTDSKLTLCCQDSDSCLGRPVLYRMLAQHPYLAQGPGDLEFSKGDVLYILSEVNDNWLEGCCNGKTGIFPKCFATQTSCDTTAL, from the exons ATGGAGTACCGGGAGCTGGTGCGGCTCTGGCACCGTGGCGTGCTGGCGGCTGACGGCGGCGACTGGGAAGCCGCGCTGGACATCTTTGCCAGGATCCCAGAGCCACCATCCAGGATCTGCTTCAACGTGGGCTGCCTGCATCTGctggcggggcgggcggcggagGCGCTGCAG GCATTCAATAAAACCCTTGCGAAGGACAACTCCCTTGCTGTTGGCTTCTTTCAGAGAGGGTTTGTCCacctgcagctggaaat GTATGAAGAAGCGCTCTCTGACTATCACATGGCCTTCAGCCACCTAAGGAAAAACCCTTTCATCGATTACAAGCAGCTGGGGCTGCGCTACATTCTCTATGCATGGGAG gtGCTGTACAGCACGGCTGCAGCGCAGTGCCGGCTGCAGCAGTGGCAGGAGGCCAGAGTCACCCTGGATAAAGCTGTGGTGTGGAGACCTGAAGGAAGAACAGCGATCCTGGACATGGCCCTGGAGCAGGTGCAG GGCGGCCTTTTTTTAGAGCCCATGCAGGTTCCCCTCGGGGAATTTTTCAGACCACGAAAGAAGGAAGTTGAGCAGCTGGATTCAAAGGATTTCCTGGGCAAACCCAAG GTGATCTCATCCATCATTCCCAACGATGAGTACATTGGCTTCGAGCCTCTCAGGCCTCAG AAACAGGGCTTTTATGAACCCAGTGTTGACACTCTGCG AGACAGTGAGTCAGGCTACTATCGAGTCGTGTCCCATTATTGCCCTGAGGATTCGGAGAAGCTGGAGGTGAAAGCTGGCAGCTTGGTCTTTGTGCTGGCGAGAAGAGCGGATGGTTGGGCTACAGCTATACATGATGGACAA AAGCTGCACATACCGAGCTGTCTCCTGGAGGCCGCCTCAAAGATGGACAAATGG AAGATCAGCAACGGgattcccctccctcctgcccaggTGCCTCCCAGCCGGCTCCCCATGAAGCAGAAGCCAG AATCTCCAGGGAGAGAAAATGCCTCTGCAAAGGGTGCTGGGGCCCAAATCGACTTCAAG CAGATACCACCAACTGGAGGAGACGCTTCATCCAGCATGGAGAGACCCGTTGTGCTGAGGGCGCGTTGCGAGTGCACCGTGGTGGTGAAGGCAGGCGAGGTGCCGTCTCTGTCGGAGCTGCGGGCACTGCTGCGGGAGCACTTTGGGCAGCAGGCAGAGCGAGGGAAGCTGAG CTACTGGCATTCGGATGGGAAAGAGCTGGGTGCAGTTTCAGGtgaggaggatctggggaagGTGTGGAAGCAGCTGACAGACAGCAAGCTGACGCTCTGCTGCCAG GACTCGGACTCTTGCTTGGGCAGACCCGTCCTCTATCGGATGCTGGCCCAGCACCCTTACCTCGCACAGGGACCGGGCGACCTGGAGTTCAGCAAGGGAGATGTGCTGTATATCCTCTCTGAAG TGAATGACAACTGGCTCGAAGGATGCTGCAATGGCAAGACCGGCATCTTCCCCAAATGCTTTGCAACCCAGACCAGTTGTGACACTACTGCCCTATAG
- the NOXA1 gene encoding NADPH oxidase activator 1 isoform X2, whose translation MEYRELVRLWHRGVLAADGGDWEAALDIFARIPEPPSRICFNVGCLHLLAGRAAEALQAFNKTLAKDNSLAVGFFQRGFVHLQLEMYEEALSDYHMAFSHLRKNPFIDYKQLGLRYILYAWEVLYSTAAAQCRLQQWQEARVTLDKAVVWRPEGRTAILDMALEQVQGGLFLEPMQVPLGEFFRPRKKEVEQLDSKDFLGKPKVISSIIPNDEYIGFEPLRPQKQGFYEPSVDTLRDSESGYYRVVSHYCPEDSEKLEVKAGSLVFVLARRADGWATAIHDGQKLHIPSCLLEAASKMDKWKISNGIPLPPAQVPPSRLPMKQKPESPGRENASAKGAGAQIDFKQIPPTGGDASSSMERPVVLRARCECTVVVKAGEVPSLSELRALLREHFGQQAERGKLSYWHSDGKELGAVSGEEDLGKVWKQLTDSKLTLCCQDSDSCLGRPVLYRMLAQHPYLAQGPGDLEFSKGDVLYILSEGSSPALSRLYWGSLWEGLENRRPLQSCLRFLLSG comes from the exons ATGGAGTACCGGGAGCTGGTGCGGCTCTGGCACCGTGGCGTGCTGGCGGCTGACGGCGGCGACTGGGAAGCCGCGCTGGACATCTTTGCCAGGATCCCAGAGCCACCATCCAGGATCTGCTTCAACGTGGGCTGCCTGCATCTGctggcggggcgggcggcggagGCGCTGCAG GCATTCAATAAAACCCTTGCGAAGGACAACTCCCTTGCTGTTGGCTTCTTTCAGAGAGGGTTTGTCCacctgcagctggaaat GTATGAAGAAGCGCTCTCTGACTATCACATGGCCTTCAGCCACCTAAGGAAAAACCCTTTCATCGATTACAAGCAGCTGGGGCTGCGCTACATTCTCTATGCATGGGAG gtGCTGTACAGCACGGCTGCAGCGCAGTGCCGGCTGCAGCAGTGGCAGGAGGCCAGAGTCACCCTGGATAAAGCTGTGGTGTGGAGACCTGAAGGAAGAACAGCGATCCTGGACATGGCCCTGGAGCAGGTGCAG GGCGGCCTTTTTTTAGAGCCCATGCAGGTTCCCCTCGGGGAATTTTTCAGACCACGAAAGAAGGAAGTTGAGCAGCTGGATTCAAAGGATTTCCTGGGCAAACCCAAG GTGATCTCATCCATCATTCCCAACGATGAGTACATTGGCTTCGAGCCTCTCAGGCCTCAG AAACAGGGCTTTTATGAACCCAGTGTTGACACTCTGCG AGACAGTGAGTCAGGCTACTATCGAGTCGTGTCCCATTATTGCCCTGAGGATTCGGAGAAGCTGGAGGTGAAAGCTGGCAGCTTGGTCTTTGTGCTGGCGAGAAGAGCGGATGGTTGGGCTACAGCTATACATGATGGACAA AAGCTGCACATACCGAGCTGTCTCCTGGAGGCCGCCTCAAAGATGGACAAATGG AAGATCAGCAACGGgattcccctccctcctgcccaggTGCCTCCCAGCCGGCTCCCCATGAAGCAGAAGCCAG AATCTCCAGGGAGAGAAAATGCCTCTGCAAAGGGTGCTGGGGCCCAAATCGACTTCAAG CAGATACCACCAACTGGAGGAGACGCTTCATCCAGCATGGAGAGACCCGTTGTGCTGAGGGCGCGTTGCGAGTGCACCGTGGTGGTGAAGGCAGGCGAGGTGCCGTCTCTGTCGGAGCTGCGGGCACTGCTGCGGGAGCACTTTGGGCAGCAGGCAGAGCGAGGGAAGCTGAG CTACTGGCATTCGGATGGGAAAGAGCTGGGTGCAGTTTCAGGtgaggaggatctggggaagGTGTGGAAGCAGCTGACAGACAGCAAGCTGACGCTCTGCTGCCAG GACTCGGACTCTTGCTTGGGCAGACCCGTCCTCTATCGGATGCTGGCCCAGCACCCTTACCTCGCACAGGGACCGGGCGACCTGGAGTTCAGCAAGGGAGATGTGCTGTATATCCTCTCTGAAGGTAGCTCTCCAGCCCTGTCCAGGCTTTACTGGGGCAGTCTCTGGGAGGGACTAGAGAATAGACGGCCTCTCCAAAGCTGTCTCAGGTTCCTGCTTTCAGGATAA
- the NOXA1 gene encoding NADPH oxidase activator 1 isoform X1, which yields MEYRELVRLWHRGVLAADGGDWEAALDIFARIPEPPSRICFNVGCLHLLAGRAAEALQAFNKTLAKDNSLAVGFFQRGFVHLQLEMYEEALSDYHMAFSHLRKNPFIDYKQLGLRYILYAWEVLYSTAAAQCRLQQWQEARVTLDKAVVWRPEGRTAILDMALEQVQGGLFLEPMQVPLGEFFRPRKKEVEQLDSKDFLGKPKVISSIIPNDEYIGFEPLRPQKQGFYEPSVDTLRDSESGYYRVVSHYCPEDSEKLEVKAGSLVFVLARRADGWATAIHDGQKLHIPSCLLEAASKMDKWKISNGIPLPPAQVPPSRLPMKQKPESPGRENASAKGAGAQIDFKQIPPTGGDASSSMERPVVLRARCECTVVVKAGEVPSLSELRALLREHFGQQAERGKLSYWHSDGKELGAVSGEEDLGKVWKQLTDSKLTLCCQVRDKLPCCAGLSSHLCLATSMLTFSCRTRTLAWADPSSIGCWPSTLTSHRDRATWSSAREMCCISSLKVALQPCPGFTGAVSGRD from the exons ATGGAGTACCGGGAGCTGGTGCGGCTCTGGCACCGTGGCGTGCTGGCGGCTGACGGCGGCGACTGGGAAGCCGCGCTGGACATCTTTGCCAGGATCCCAGAGCCACCATCCAGGATCTGCTTCAACGTGGGCTGCCTGCATCTGctggcggggcgggcggcggagGCGCTGCAG GCATTCAATAAAACCCTTGCGAAGGACAACTCCCTTGCTGTTGGCTTCTTTCAGAGAGGGTTTGTCCacctgcagctggaaat GTATGAAGAAGCGCTCTCTGACTATCACATGGCCTTCAGCCACCTAAGGAAAAACCCTTTCATCGATTACAAGCAGCTGGGGCTGCGCTACATTCTCTATGCATGGGAG gtGCTGTACAGCACGGCTGCAGCGCAGTGCCGGCTGCAGCAGTGGCAGGAGGCCAGAGTCACCCTGGATAAAGCTGTGGTGTGGAGACCTGAAGGAAGAACAGCGATCCTGGACATGGCCCTGGAGCAGGTGCAG GGCGGCCTTTTTTTAGAGCCCATGCAGGTTCCCCTCGGGGAATTTTTCAGACCACGAAAGAAGGAAGTTGAGCAGCTGGATTCAAAGGATTTCCTGGGCAAACCCAAG GTGATCTCATCCATCATTCCCAACGATGAGTACATTGGCTTCGAGCCTCTCAGGCCTCAG AAACAGGGCTTTTATGAACCCAGTGTTGACACTCTGCG AGACAGTGAGTCAGGCTACTATCGAGTCGTGTCCCATTATTGCCCTGAGGATTCGGAGAAGCTGGAGGTGAAAGCTGGCAGCTTGGTCTTTGTGCTGGCGAGAAGAGCGGATGGTTGGGCTACAGCTATACATGATGGACAA AAGCTGCACATACCGAGCTGTCTCCTGGAGGCCGCCTCAAAGATGGACAAATGG AAGATCAGCAACGGgattcccctccctcctgcccaggTGCCTCCCAGCCGGCTCCCCATGAAGCAGAAGCCAG AATCTCCAGGGAGAGAAAATGCCTCTGCAAAGGGTGCTGGGGCCCAAATCGACTTCAAG CAGATACCACCAACTGGAGGAGACGCTTCATCCAGCATGGAGAGACCCGTTGTGCTGAGGGCGCGTTGCGAGTGCACCGTGGTGGTGAAGGCAGGCGAGGTGCCGTCTCTGTCGGAGCTGCGGGCACTGCTGCGGGAGCACTTTGGGCAGCAGGCAGAGCGAGGGAAGCTGAG CTACTGGCATTCGGATGGGAAAGAGCTGGGTGCAGTTTCAGGtgaggaggatctggggaagGTGTGGAAGCAGCTGACAGACAGCAAGCTGACGCTCTGCTGCCAGGTACGTGACAAGcttccctgctgtgctggcCTCTCATCTCACCTCTGCCTTGCAACTTCCATGCTGACTTTTTCCTGTAGGACTCGGACTCTTGCTTGGGCAGACCCGTCCTCTATCGGATGCTGGCCCAGCACCCTTACCTCGCACAGGGACCGGGCGACCTGGAGTTCAGCAAGGGAGATGTGCTGTATATCCTCTCTGAAGGTAGCTCTCCAGCCCTGTCCAGGCTTTACTGGGGCAGTCTCTGGGAGGGACTAG
- the LOC138729131 gene encoding ectonucleoside triphosphate diphosphohydrolase 8-like gives MGSKAKVIVGLLAATCVFSIIALILSVMNVKDAFLPPGTKYGLVFDAGSTHTALYIYHWPADKENGTGIVSQLEACTVSGPGISSYADDPAGAGASLKPCLDKAMELIPAKQQRETPTYLGATAGMRLLRAQNSTKAEQVFAEVAKVISEYPVDFRGARILTGNEEGSFGWVTVNYLLETLVKFSFSGKWEHPLDTEVLGALDLGGASTQITFQPGVTIEDKNTSVFFRLYGTNYSLYTHSYLCYGQTQALKMLLAALHQGSPTPQQISHPCYPKGYQENITTADLYNSPCVRAPSTPSPAQVFTVTGTGDPAACSSAIQKLFNFSCGVNRTCGFNGVYQPPVRGQFFAFSGFYYTFHFLNLTSQQSLRDVNSTVQTFCKKNWTELVETFPQDKKYLHTYCSTALYILTLLLDGYKFNEHTWSSIHFSRQAANTDIGWTLGFMLNFTNMIPTEALELVKGQQPSLWAGAVSLIVLAIVAALVAAFLQCFWKTK, from the exons ATGGGCTCCAAAGCCAAGGTCATTGTAGGTCTCCTGGCAGCCACCTGTGTCTTCAGCATCATTGCCCTCATTCTGAGCGTCATGAATGTGAAGGACGCGTTTCTGCCCCCCGGCACCAAG TACGGTCTCGTGTTCGATGCTGGCTCCACACACACAGCTCTCTACATCTACCACTGGCCTGCAGACAAGGAGAACGGCACCGGCATCGTCTCCCAGCTGGAAGCCTGCACCGTGTCGG gacccggcatctcCAGCTACGCCGACGACCCCgctggggctggagccagcCTGAAGCCCTGCCTGGACAAGGCCATGGAGCTCATCCCGGCCAAGCAGCAGCGGGAGACACCAACCTACCTGGGGGCCACGGCGGGCATGCGGCTGCTGAG GGCGCAGAACAGCACCAAGGCTGAGCAGGTCTTTGCTGAGGTTGCCAAGGTCATCAGTGAGTACCCTGTGGATTTCCGCGGAGCTCGGATCCTGACGGGGAATGAGGAGGGCTCCTTTGGTTGGGTCACCGTCAACTACCTGCTGGAGACCCTCGTCAAG ttttcattttcagggAAATGGGAACATCCACTGGACACTGAGGTTCTTGGAGCTCTGGACCTGGGAGGTGCCTCGACACAAATAACCTTCCAGCCTGGAGTCACCATTGAGGACAAGAATACCTCTGTCTTCTTCAGGCTGTACGGTACCAACTACTCTCTGTACACCCACAGCTACCTCTGCTACGGGCAGACGCAGGCCCTTAAgatgctgctggctgctctccaCCAG GGCAGCCCCACCCCCCAGCAGATATCACACCCCTGCTACCCCAAGGGGTACCAGGAGAACATCACCACAGCAGACCTCTACAACAGTCCCTGTGTCCGTGCACCGAGCACACCCAGCCCTGCACAGGTCTTCACGGTGACGGGGACGGGGGACCCAGCAGCGTGCAGCTCGGCCATCCAGAAACTCTTCAACTTCAGCTGTGGGGTCAACAGGACGTGCGGGTTCAACGGGGTTTATCAGCCGCCCGTGCGGGGCCAGTTCTTC GCCTTCTCTGGGTTCTACTACACCTTCCACTTCCTGAACCTGACCAGCCAGCAGTCTTTAAGGGATGTCAACTCCACAGTCCAGACCTTCTGCAAGAAGAACTGGACAGAG CTGGTGGAGACCTTCCCACAGGACAAGAAGTACCTACACACGTACTGCTCCACGGCACTTTACATCTTGACGCTGCTGCTTGATGGTTACAAATTCAATGAGCACACGTGGAGCAGCATCCACTTCAGCCGGCAG GCAGCAAACACGGACATCGGATGGACACTGGGCTTCATGCTGAACTTCACCAACATGATCCCCACAGAGGCTCTGGAGCTTGTCAAGGGGCAGCAGCCCAGCCTGTGGGCAGGTGCCGTCTCCCTCATTGTGCTGGCCATAGTAGCAGCCCTGGTGGCTGCTTTCCTCCAGTGTTTCTGGAAAACCAAGTAG